In Trichoderma atroviride chromosome 2, complete sequence, one DNA window encodes the following:
- a CDS encoding uncharacterized protein (BUSCO:EOG092D20CT), with the protein MAAVAETLQNSGPAASLEDQTLLIFARLMEGGQEDEETCKDLNELTKLLNDDAEAQEKNKDHNSITALIDGDCVDTILCYLDMRQPDVVRGHATLVTSAYLRAAGENGKQKLSTFFFDRVKRGTYDDYIVAFCVAAAIFPIVPDLSAELFLNEGFLVALGPLMRRKWKSRKVETACLEMLNASCMNAACREAIQKYCVEWLEEVVDQDLDGEVRSMNADPNVHSEGGSINMRRHSEQVQHLAAVILAKLRVVPSNPSTNDPNQSRVEAAVTSIEDLSGMFTKMILRDEDHGRQHSIEGLAYSSLQPKIKETIVNNPQLLKKLVAMLKDAPPRSPSTYGLLSIFLNLTRYRPALSEEDKKMSQLKAYADAAGKLAAPDTLDDDDHVAKRCKVVFEAGLTPVLVAHSKNASPASMAITISIIHSFARTKAFRGSLAQQGVINLLLAAWTSFPEREETGRRMAAHALAQILISTNPNLVFGGNRSVPASAAIRPLASILPPDPAAERRDLLPTFEGLMALTNLASMEDEGIPRAIISNAWTQIEEQMLSSNNLVSKAAVELVCNLMQAPEGIALYADGNPQAKNRIHIMLALADAEDEGTRSAAGGALASLTGYESVAKLVLQREKGIEVILGMCTDADEGLRHRGVVTLYNMVAGDAEVCKLAREKVTKEGGVEALKDSLKLTRRPEVLEITVQTLKALLGQE; encoded by the exons ATGGCAGCCGTAGCTGAGACGCTCCAGAATTCCGGTCCGGCTGCCTCGCTCGAGGACCAGAcgcttctcatcttcgcGCGGCTGATGGAAGGCGGccaggaagatgaagagacgtGCAAAGACCTGAATGAGCTGACCAAACTGCTCAACGATGACGCTGAGGCGcaggagaagaacaaggatCACAACTCCATCACCGCTCTCATTGACGGTGACTGCGTAGATACGATTCTGTGCTATCTCGACATGCGGCAGCCCGACGTTGTCCGGGGCCATGCCACTCTCGTCACCTCCGCATACCTGAGGGCCGCAGGCGAGAATGGCAAGCAGAAGCTGTctaccttcttcttcgatcGTGTCAAGAGAGGCACGTACGATGACTACATTGTCGCCTTTTGCGTCGCGGCGGCCATCTTCCCCATTGTTCCCGATCTCTCCGCCGAGCTCTTCCTAAACGAAGGGTTTCTCGTTGCACTAGGCCCGCTAATGAGGAGAAAGTGGAAGAGCCGAAAAGTCGAAACGGCGTGTTTGGAAATGCTAAACGCTTCCTGTATGAATGCGGCGTGCCGAGAGGCCATACAAAAGTACTGCGTGGAGTGGCTCGAGGAGGTGGTTGACCAGGACCTGGACGGGGAGGTTCGCAGTATGAATGCGGACCCCAACGTGCACAGCGAGGGTGGCTCCATCAACATGAGAAGGCATTCTGAGCAAGTTCAACACTTGGCCGCTGTGATTTTGGCCAAGCTAAGG GTAGTACCCTCGAACCCATCAACGAATGACCCAAACCAATCTAGAGTCGAGGCCGCGGTCACTAGCATTGAAGATTTATCCGGCATGTTCACCAAGATGATTCTGCGCGACGAGGATCACGGAAGACAGCATTCTATAGAGGGCCTGGCCTATTCATCACTGCAGCCAAAGATTAAGGAAACAATCGTCAACAATCCCCAACTACTCAAGAAGCTTGTGGCAATGCTCAAGGACGCACCCCCTCGCTCACCATCGACATATGGCCTTCTTAGCATTTTTCTCAACTTGACTCGCTATCGACCTGCTCTCTCTGAAGAGGACAAAAAGATGTCTCAGCTCAAGGCGTACGCAGACGCAGCTGGAAAACTGGCTGCTCCAGACACTTTGGACGATGATGATCATGTTGCCAAGAGGTGCAAGGTTGTCTTTGAAGCTGGTCTCACACCTGTTCTTGTTGCACACAGCAAGAACGCATCGCCCGCATCCATGGCCATCACCATATCCATCATTCACTCATTCGCCAGGACCAAGGCATTTCGTGGTTCATTAGCTCAGCAGGGTGTTATTAATCTCTTGTTAGCTGCATGGACGAGCTTTCccgaaagagaagagacaggTCGTCGGATGGCCGCCCATGCCCTCGCACAGATCCTCATTAGCACAAATCCCAATCTCGTCTTTGGAGGAAATCGATCGGTCCCGGCCAGTGCCGCTATTCGACCTCTGGCCTCAATCCTCCCACCAGATCCTGCAGCCGAGAGACGAGACTTGCTCCCAACGTTTGAGGGACTCATGGCCCTGACTAACCTAGCTTcgatggaagatgaaggaatCCCTCGCGCCATCATAAGCAATGCCTGGACTCAGATCGAAGAGCAGATGCTCTCTTCCAACAACCTCGTCTCCAAAGCTGCTGTCGAACTAGTCTGCAATCTAATGCAAGCTCCTGAGGGTATAGCCCTGTACGCAGATGGCAACCCTCAAGCTAAGAATCGAATCCACATAATGTTGGCCCTGGCCGACGCCGAAGATGAAGGTACCCGCAGCGCAGCGGGCGGAGCCTTGGCTTCCTTGACAGGTTACGAGAGCGTTGCGAAGCTAGTGCTGCAgcgagaaaagggcatcgAAGTGATCCTGGGCATGTGTACGGATGCGGACGAGGGTTTGAGGCATCGAGGAGTAGTTACTCTCTACAACATGGTTGCGGGAGATGCCGAGGTCTGCAAACTCGCGCGAGAAAAGGTCACCAAGGAGGGCGGCGTGGAGGCACTGAAGGACTCTCTGAAGCTTACTAGGAGGCCAGAGGTTCTGGAGATTACTGTGCAAACGCTAAAGGCACTTTTGGGACAGGAGTAA
- a CDS encoding uncharacterized protein (BUSCO:EOG092D2QYY) — protein MPSTSRSTTRSPPSTAPPSLLSIVIDTNPRAWAALESRLSLSQAISNTLVFVNAHLAFSNTNQVAVIAAHVNRAVWLYPAAAAQKPPAAARDYSGDVQMQDVSAETNNSSSSPSANKYPQFAQIESSVFSSIQSLMAETTVQDLDQVTTQLSGALTLALCRINKASQALSASDTTLSNAAPVNSAAPPPVKSRIVVISVSDSEPSQYIPTMNAVFAAAHNQVAIDTIALAGDSTFLQQACFNTNGIFLKASNPQGLLTYLMFGLIPDTEARESIITPAHDTVDFRTACFCHGRVVDTGFVCSVCLSIFCEPPENAECLTCGTVLALGNYGAKPAVVPRRKKKKKKIANGSGREETGSATGTPKP, from the coding sequence ATGCCGTCGACGTCTCGGAGCACTACGAGGTCACCTCCGTCGACAGCCCCCCCCTCGCTcctctccatcgtcatcgacaCCAACCCACGCGCCTGGGCCGCCCTCGAATCccgcctctccctctcccaggCAATCTCCAACACCCTCGTCTTTGTCAACGCCCACCTCGCCTTCAGCAACACCAACCAGGTCGCCGTCATAGCCGCACACGTCAACCGCGCCGTATGGCTGTatcccgctgctgctgctcagaaGCCACCGGCGGCAGCAAGGGACTACTCGGGGGACGTCCAGATGCAGGATGTGTCGGCTGAAACAaacaattcttcttcttccccgtCGGCCAACAAGTACCCGCAGTTTGCGCAGATCGAGTCCTCCGTCTTCTCGTCTATCCAGAGCCTCATGGCGGAGACTACGGTGCAAGACCTCGACCAAGTAACGACACAACTCTCCGGAGCGCTGACCCTCGCCCTCTGCCGCATCAACAAGGCCTCCCAAGCTCTCAGCGCGTCAGACACCACCCTCTCCAACGCTGCGCCCGTCAATTCCGCCGCCCCTCCTCCCGTCAAAAGCCGAATCGTCGTCATCTCCGTCTCAGATTCCGAACCGTCGCAATATATCCCCACCATGAATGCCGTCTTTGCGGCCGCTCACAATCAAGTCGCCATTGACACCATTGCTCTAGCCGGCGACTCAACCTTTCTCCAACAAGCATGTTTCAACACCAACGGCATCTTCCTCAAGGCGTCCAACCCTCAAGGCCTGCTGACCTACCTAATGTTTGGTCTCATCCCCGATACAGAAGCTCGCGAGTCCATCATTACGCCTGCCCATGACACTGTCGATTTTCGAACGGCCTGCTTTTGCCACGGCAGGGTCGTCGATACCGGATTTGTCTGCTCCGTCTGTCTGAGTATATTCTGCGAACCTCCAGAAAACGCTGAATGTCTCACGTGCGGTACTGTGCTGGCACTTGGTAACTACGGTGCTAAACCCGCTGTTGTACCtcgaaggaagaagaagaagaagaagattgccaaCGGTAGCGGACGTGAGGAGACAGGGAGTGCTACAGGGACGCCAAAGCCTTGA